From the Halichoerus grypus chromosome 3, mHalGry1.hap1.1, whole genome shotgun sequence genome, one window contains:
- the TRIML1 gene encoding putative E3 ubiquitin-protein ligase TRIML1: protein MSFLEKTSTADLMENLREELTCFICLDYFTSPVTTECGHSFCLVCLLRSWEEHNTPLSCPECWRTLESPHFQPNERLGRLAGIGKQLRSQVLQSEGEQDSYGRMLAGTKVFSEDKQGINIFSTQCHGINRSYPSSEAEERHKEKLQEILNLLHKKRKETQVILTHEKERVILCKEETKACKQVVVSEYGKMHQFLKEEEQLQLQLLEKEERENMKKLRDNEIELTQQIRSLSKMIEQIESTCQSSIIESFEDVKGTLERTEPLLLQCPEATTTELTLCRITGMREMLKKFSTDITLDPATANAYLVLSEDLKSVRHGGIRQHLPDNPERFDQSATVLGAQIFTCGRHYWEVEVGNKTEWEVGICKDSVSRKGNLPKPPGDLFSLIGLKIGDDYSLWVSSPLKGQHVREPVHKVGVFLDYESGHIAFYNVTDESLIYSFPPASFQEALRPIFSPCLPNEGTNTGPLTICSLNSFV from the exons ATGTCTTTCTTGGAGAAAACGTCTACAGCAGATCTGATGGAGAATCTGAGGGAAGAACTGACCTGTTTCATCTGCTTGGATTATTTCACCAGCCCCGTGACCACTGAGTGTGGGCACAGCTTTTGTCTAGTGTGTCTCCTGAGGAGCTGGGAGGAACACAACACTCCTTTATCTTGTCCTGAATGCTGGAGGACCTTGGAGAGCCCACACTTCCAGCCCAATGAGCGTTTGGGGAGGCTGGCTGGCATCGGCAAGCAGCTCCGATCCCAGGTGCTGCAGAGTGAGGGCGAACAAGACAGCTATGGGAGAATGCTGGCAGGCACTAAGGTGTTCTCTGAGGATAAGCAGGGTATAAACATTTTCTCAACTCAATGTCATGGAATAAACAGATCGTATCCCTCAAGTGAGGCTGAGGAGCGTCACAAA GAGAAACTCCAGGAAATCCTAAATCTTTtgcataaaaagagaaaggaaacccaGGTTATATTAACCCATGAGAAGGAGAGAGTAATACTGTGCAAG GAAGAGACAAAGGCCTGTAAACAGGTTGTTGTGTCAGAATATGGAAAAATGCACCAGTTTTTGAAGGAGGAGGAACAGCTACAGCTCCAGTTactggaaaaggaggaaagagagaacatgaagaaACTAAGGGACAATGAGATCGAGCTGACCCAACAAATAAGAAGCCTGAGCAAAATGATTGAACAGATAGAGTCCACGTGTCAGAGCTCCATTATAGAATCGTTTGAG GATGTGAAAGGCACACTGGAAAG GACTGAGCCACTCTTGCTTCAGTGTCCCGAGGCCACCACCACGGAACTGACTCTCTGCCGCATCACTGGAATGAGGGAGATGCTAAAAAAATTCAGCA CAGACATAACTCTGGATCCAGCTACAGCCAATGCTTATCTTGTCTTGTCTGAGGATCTGAAGAGCGTGAGACACGGAGGAATCCGACAGCACTTACCTGACAACCCAGAGCGATTTGACCAGTCTGCAACTGTGCTCGGCGCTCAGATCTTCACCTGTGGGAGACATTactgggaggtggaggtgggcaACAAGACTGAGTGGGAGGTGGGCATTTGCAAGGACTCAGTGAGCAGAAAAGGCAATCTCCCAAAGCCACCGGGGGACCTCTTCTCACTCATAGGCTTAAAAATTGGAGATGATTATAGTCTTTGGGTCTCATCACCTTTGAAAGGTCAACATGTCAGAGAGCCTGTGCATAAGGTTGGTGTTTTCTTAGACTATGAGTCTGGACATATAGCATTCTACAACGTGACAGATGAGTCCCTCATCTACAGCTTCCCTCCAGCCTCTTTCCAAGAGGCTCTCAGGCCTATCTTCTCCCCTTGCCTCCCAAATGAAGGGACAAACACAGGCCCACTTACCATCTGCTCACTGAACAGTTTTGTCTGA